The following are from one region of the Leishmania braziliensis MHOM/BR/75/M2904 complete genome, chromosome 21 genome:
- a CDS encoding putative dynein arm light chain, which yields MPSACTAPPAPRSSSKAAGIMKGSGHRSDNRSTCDKSASSSASVDDLQEAILQLLPRRSSEEDAAVYIDVNGPADPSRTLIRYDIPYAPGDPKRSLKLRRSLGRGAEERVVDPNVRVIIDSFITPRRWVDASTGVVWVQHASPFPSSRIDAAETQERLHAQLKVHQARRTGTSPIRSLLIAECMLEVLRQVTAECWERGLLLLHVHSERVAAQASHRRLFESRVGHAFRLALKGEKDVAKVEEDMTALKQRVELLGQEEADLRRQCSEFEQHAEEQVLIANKEHHDALTKLKREGVQKRAQLEQQLVIPANLQ from the coding sequence ATGCCCTCTGCCTGCAccgcgccgcctgcgccccGATCGTCGTCGAAGGCCGCAGGGATAATGAAGGGTAgcggccaccgcagcgaTAATCGAAGCACGTGCGACAAGAGCGCATCGAGTAGCGCTAGTGTAGACGATCTGCAGGAGGCGATTCTGCAGCTGCTACCACGGCGCTCTAGCGAGGAGGATGCTGCGGTGTACATCGACGTGAACGGCCCAGCTGACCCCAGCCGGACGCTTATTCGCTACGACATCCCCTACGCGCCTGGCGACCCGAAGCGGTCGCTGAAGTTGCGCCGGAGCCTCGGTCGAGGCGCTGAGGAGCGTGTCGTCGACCCGAACGTGAGGGTCATCATTGACAGCTTCATCACTCCGCGGAGGTGGGTGGATGCGTCGACGGGGGTGGTCTGGGTGCAGCACGCCAGCCcgtttccctcctcccgtATCGACGCAGCGGAGACTcaggagcgcctgcacgcccaACTGAAGGTTCACCAGGCGCGCCGCACCGGCACCAGCCCCATCCGCTCGCTCCTCATCGCCGAGTGCATGCTGGAGGTGCTACGCCAGGTGACGGCGGAGTGCTGGGAGCGTGGCCTGCTGCTACTGCACGTGCACTCGGAGCGGGTGGCAGCCCAGGCGTCCCATCGGCGCCTCTTTGAGAGTCGTGTCGGCCACGCCTTCCGTCTCGCGCTAAAGGGCGAGAAAGACGTGGCgaaagtggaggaggacatgACCGCACTGAAGCAGCGCGTTGAGCTGCTGGGTCAGGAGGAGGCAGACCTTCGGCGTCAATGTAGTGAGTTCGAGCAGCATGCCGAGGAGCAGGTGCTGATCGCGAACAAGGAGCACCACGATGCCCTCACAAAGCTGAAGCGGGAGGGTGTGCAGAAGCGCGCACAGttagagcagcagctggtaATTCCAGCGAACTTGCAGTAG
- a CDS encoding putative kinesin — MGRGAAHEEYPDDGHIFVCVRVRNAPQNAACLTHNSAAATNTRASAVLRKSVLREAQRICVSVVENVVVMHDPTSIDDDATVAKDGNNVVQMLTDRAHRTGATRHSRKAAGGGSAAAALSRTSSRRTAGGSRVTTAGAAAGATHIVSTSTANYYECDHCIVSMEESHLLQMPLIRTSDFLQPPPYGTQEEVYRRTAMHAVKAAIDGINSCVFAYGQTGSGKTYTLFGDTTNIRRDPGVVPRTLDDLFSRLEAVKQSYQSDRVIDYSYRVQLSFYEIYQNEVYCLFSRRGPLHVQFVRDPTGRKETMIIHDLQQQTVTSAEKAYPMIEVGLRRRQTAETGMNSRSSRSHAVLQVRVAQYRTNCDTRETVEHQATINLVDLAGSERQKTANTSGTSRAEGIQINQSLATLARVINDIASGAKFVNYRDSLLTMVLKDNLGGNSKTFMIANISPIAFSYQESCATLTYARDVRKIRNRPMVNKTFQTRANLLEQNMTLKQENEKLKEQMEAWVRGLQSSNLHPSATDAIGLLSVRGGGMAEASDHPLLSPPPSMSQTIAAQQRRASNVPLAVAGCNEAFLSTSSAGLTAPLLISSHRKYTSIAGIGGSCVEGGVVRVTALVKGTMEFPLSRVLYSLPSTTTTGESLYAAGEDGHNTQKRHTAILMGADANSSECASGGNTCRPDTAVETTAAVAEKMLDLGSLVLERVAQRSCEQRYYVHFNPPASVEGLSRLIDVQINGKSVGEKGRRELHHGDVVCAYLEDGAKAEAATETAASACLHAQSLISFHYVDLNALSRGTNTSSNGMSSATLGQIAVSVDLPADMESLTLEDIKQLQRDNAKLLDMVRQQAETIDYQCAHASTSMGQAENLEGISPIETPGSVSPNPRSLEPSVSTSLPPETSKIVVALEAFRRLSVSPSIRRGSVMPADLETDELLQRAAAQSESKQRLDSAVHENEKLHRTVVSRNATLEALARRLAELEAGGPLDTPTTPSASSSPSSVSISPSAKRDDMDEVQTGRCADVDEVGNNASMGTERDCSSVTRVSSPSQMRTAFEQRRDEGVVEADEEDGLQLEPIGDGRKRIVYESTEGTRERYQAVVREREQFDRIIELETLMRELRERISELESRLRFSKDETLEQQMFREQAEDERDALLEELANTRSENAMLRRENASLEGFLARDEQALADAARLADEELERQTAVLTDRIKALKALARMWKQRTMKYIAMGYGAGSDDKGTGSARAAHLEAIPWDDLRAAETAAIAKRRLGGGDADACPADVAHTIDDFEKSTTEDNVRALEYALLDFEQENQRLLDRIRHIQAELDGYKSLIGRLRAEKAETEKALADATDSTEEERRRMQQLLRSTNAQLEEAEENLKRTQGRLDDAVGLCENNKRKAVRNNGLLLAQQKRTIEELEAEIHHMRRDYAAKDEELTNLTRYMQDRDALGGDGVAQNCKLHSRIEELVKDSMEDYEAPNGYSVFPAGFEFSDEMVSLIRICLRILLDRLKMELYVLNAQSVHKFQLLIHAVKARTEAHFHTFVHQLRDAVSQMAGRTLRPGGKWGLSESDVLSTLVDHRRRQVGDALSGLLIWYDHWDSAPKTEHVAYMELIRNADRIMQMARIVRRESLLNTNATSTSLMPIPGKNGASDISFISESARRNDKTVKGSCKILSRLASFTRQGNLARAVNQFSATPSRATIAGREGVVGTTPCPVEEGTTPFSRSATVTALALSQSMIPFSRTGTGTRINGHQPPPAANPESCSLFSRCPSGLPRPLAATVAVANLSPQSCLSTATPARPTKPAASGVAGTPAATLTTGTTPAAPTAAARANYSRMASAGVLPVSEADVNYVANTDVAEAVSISTYNFSRRMSLAATMGAGEGTIADKGEPVRRPSRLFSQSQKSIFQQRDSSQHQQQPLRRLVSATPALSKSRVNAGATGTRVQASRVKATEAFARSKTHYSVLKPTEMVGRLSRRNSGACVSSKTSTHTAGSLGGGSPHARPSSSQHNASRLSAFYSTPAAVQMRGSGNGPVSMLSSNAAAKPSSGEVSFYNPDVMKSLRERSTNDVNSAARASSEPRAVSKKASLTGSSSVHLKKSKAHAATSLSAFQKALTGARVSAGHDTTVVSSAPVIPKLNFEALEEKP, encoded by the coding sequence ATGGgccgtggcgcagcgcacgaGGAATACCCCGATGATGGGCAcatttttgtgtgtgtgcgcgtccgCAACGCGCCCCAGAATGCGGCCTGCCTAACCCacaacagcgctgccgcgacgAACACGCGCGCCTCCGCCGTCCTGCGGAagtcggtgctgcgcgaggcgcaACGGATTTGCGTCTCTGTGGTGGAAAATGTGGTGGTGATGCACGACCCCACGTCgatcgacgacgacgccaccGTCGCGAAGGACGGGAACAACGTGGTGCAGATGCTGACCGACCGTGCTCACCGCACCGGTGCTACTCGACACTCTCGTAAAGcggctggcggtggcagcgctgctgccgccctgtCACGCACCAGCTCACGTCGGACCGCAGGTGGCAGTCGCGTTACCACTGCTGGTGCCGCGGCCGGCGCTACCCACATCGtctccaccagcaccgcGAACTACTACGAGTGCGACCATTGTATTGTGTCGATGGAAGAGTCGCATCTGCTTCAGATGCCGCTGATTCGCACGAGTGATTTTCttcagccgccgccgtaCGGGACGCAGGAAGAGGTGTACCGGCGCACCGCGATGCACGCCGTCAAGGCCGCCATAGACGGCATCAACTCGTGCGTCTTCGCCTACGGTCAGACGGGCAGTGGCAAGACCTATACACTTTTTGGCGACACGACGAACATACGCCGTGACCCCGGCGTCGTACCACGCACTCTGGACGACTTGTTCAGCCGCCTGGAGGCGGTGAAGCAGTCGTACCAGAGCGACAGGGTGATCGACTACTCGTACCGCGTGCAGCTTTCTTTCTACGAGATCTACCAGAACGAGGTTTACtgtcttttctctcgccGGGGCCCGCTGCATGTGCAGTTCGTCCGCGATCCGacggggaggaaggagacaATGATCATCCacgacctgcagcagcagacggtgACCTCGGCTGAGAAGGCGTACCCGATGATCGAGGTGGGTCTGCGCCGGCGGCAGACTGCCGAGACAGGCATGAACTCACGCAGCAGTCGTAGCCACGCTGTGCTGCAGGTCCGCGTCGCCCAGTATCGAACCAACTGTGACACACGAGAGACGGTGGAGCATCAGGCGACAATCAACCTGGTCGACCTCGCTGGCAGCGAGCGGCAAAAGACGGCAAACACAAGCGGGACGAGCCGTGCGGAGGGCATTCAGATTAACCAGTCACTCGCAACGCTGGCACGTGTCATCAACGACATAGCGAGCGGGGCCAAGTTTGTAAACTACCGCGACTCGCTGCTGACGATGGTGCTCAAGGACAACctcggcggcaacagcaagaCGTTCATGATCGCCAACATCTCTCCCATCGCCTTTAGCTACCAGGAGTCATGCGCCACGCTGACGTACGCTAGGGACGTGCGTAAGATCCGCAACCGACCAATGGTGAACAAGACCTTCCAAACCCGCGCGAATCTGCTGGAGCAGAATATGACGCTAAAGCAGGAGAAcgagaagctgaaggagcaGATGGAGGCGTGGGTGAGGGGCCTGCAGAGCAGCAACCTGCACCCCTCTGCGACAGACGCGATCGGCTTGTTATCTGTccgaggcggcggcatggCGGAGGCAAGCGATCATCCACTGttgtcaccgccaccgtcgatGTCGCAGACTATCGCAGCCCAGCAGCGTCGTGCCTCTAACGTGCCGCTGGCCGTGGCCGGGTGCAACGAGGCCTTCCtgtccacctccagcgccggcctgacggcgccgctgctcatctCTTCCCACCGCAAGTACACGAGCATTGCGGGGATTGGAGGATCGTGCGTCGAGGGCGGCGTCGTGCGCGTCACGGCGCTGGTAAAGGGGACGATGGAGTTCCCGCTGAGTCGTGTGCTGTACTCGCTGCCGTCAACGACGACGACCGGCGAAAGCTTGTACGCAGCTGGGGAGGATGGTCATAACACCCAGAAGCGGCACACCGCCATCCTAATGGGTGCCGACGCGAACTCATCGGAGTGCGCGAGTGGTGGTAACACGTGCCGACCGGATACTGCAGTGGAGActacagcagcggtggcggagaaGATGTTAGACCTAGGGTCACTGGTGTTGGAGCGTGTGGCGCAGCGCTCGTGCGAGCAGCGATATTACGTTCACTTCAACCCACCCGCCAGTGTTGAGGGCCTCTCGCGCCTCATCGATGTCCAGATCAACGGCAAGAGCGTAGGGGAGAAGGGTCGGCGTGAGTTGCACCACGGTGACGTAGTGTGCGCCTACCTCGAGGACGGAGCCAAGGCGGAAGCAGCGACGGAGACGGCGGCCAGCGCTTGTCTGCATGCACAGAGTCTTATCTCTTTCCACTACGTTGACCTCAACGCACTTTCACGTGGCACGAACACGTCCTCGAACGGCATGAGCAGTGCTACACTTGGCCAAATCGCGGTCTCTGTCGACCTTCCGGCGGACATGGAGAGCCTCACCCTGGAGGACATCAAACAGCTGCAACGCGACAATGCAAAGCTGCTGGACATGGTACGCCAGCAGGCAGAGACGATCGATTACCAGTGCGCCCACGCGAGCACATCAATGGGGCAGGCGGAGAACTTGGAGGGCATCTCGCCGATCGAAACCCCTGGCTCTGTGTCACCAAACCCTCGCTCGTTGGAGCCGAGCGTGTCgacatcgctgccgccggagaCGAGCAAGATCGTCGTTGCTCTCGAGGCCTTCCGCCGCCTATCCGTCTCCCCATCCATCCGCCGTGGCTCCGTCATGCCAGCTGACCTGGAGAcggacgagctgctgcagcgtgcggcagcgcagagcgAGTCAAAGCAGCGCCTCGACAGCGCCGTCCACGAGAACGAGAAGCTGCACCGTACTGTCGTGTCGCGCAACGCCACACTGGAGGCTCTGGCACGACGCCTTGCTGAACTGGAAGCTGGCGGGCCGCTCGATACGCCAACCACCCCATCGGCATCCTCGTCTCCTTCCTCGGTGAGCATCAGCCCCTCGGCTAAGAGGGATGACATGGATGAGGTTCAGACCGGCAGGTGCGCTGATGTCGACGAGGTCGGCAACAATGCATCGATGGGTACAGAGAGggactgcagcagcgtcacgcgCGTGTCCTCACCTTCACAGATGCGCACCGCCTTTGAGCAGCGTCGGGACGAGGGAGTCGTTGAGGCAGACGAAGAGGATGGGCTTCAGCTGGAGCCAATTGGAGACGGCCGGAAGCGCATCGTTTACGAGAGCACGGAGGGCACACGTGAGCGCTAccaggcggtggtgcgggaGCGGGAGCAGTTTGATCGCATCATTGAGCTGGAGACTCTTATgcgtgagctgcgcgagcgaATCAGCGAACTGGAGAGCCGTTTGCGCTTCTCTAAGGACGAGACTCTGGAGCAGCAGATGTTTCGCGAGCAGGCTGAGGATGAGCGCGACGCGCTGCTCGAGGAGCTGGCGAATACTCGCAGTGAGAATgcgatgctgcgccgcgagaACGCCAGTCTCGAAGGCTTTCTCGCCAGGGATGAGCAGGCACTTGCGGATGCCGCGCGTCTCGCCGACGAAGAGCTAGAGCGGCAGACTGCCGTGCTGACCGACCGTATCAAGGCCCTGAAGGCACTGGCCCGCATGTGGAAGCAGCGCACCATGAAGTACATTGCGATGGGCTACGGtgccggcagcgacgacaaGGGCACTGGCAGCGCCAGAGCCGCGCATCTCGAAGCGATTCCATGGGACGACCTGCGTGCTGCCGAGACGGCGGCAATCGCGAAGCGGCGTCTCGGCGGGGGTGACGCGGACGCCTGTCCGGCTGATGTGGCGCACACCATCGACGACTTTGAGAAGTCTACAACCGAGGATAACGTGCGTGCGCTCGAGTACGCACTGCTTGACTTCGAGCAAGAGAACCAGCGGCTGCTGGACAGAATTCGGCACATCCAGGCGGAGTTGGACGGCTACAAGAGTCTCATTGGGCGTCTCCGGGCGGAGAAAgcagagacggagaaggCCCTGGCAGATGCGACGGACTccaccgaggaggagcgtcgtcgcatgcagcagcttctgcgcagcaccaacgcgcagctggaggaggcggaggagaacCTTAAGCGGACACAGGGTCGCCTGGATGACGCGGTGGGCCTGTGCGAGAACAACAAGCGCAAAGCTGTGAGGAACAACGGACTGCTGTTGGCTCAGCAGAAGCGCACcatcgaggagctggaggccgAGATCCACCACATGCGTCGCGACTACGCGGCCAAGGATGAGGAGCTGACCAACCTGACGCGGTACATGCAGGACCGCGATGCGctcggcggtgacggcgtggCGCAGAACTGCAAGCTGCACTCTCGCATCGAGGAGCTCGTGAAGGACTCTATGGAGGACTACGAGGCACCGAACGGGTACTCGGTGTTCCCGGCAGGCTTTGAGTTTTCGGACGAGATGGTGTCACTCATCCGCATTTGCCTCCGTATCCTGCTCGACCGACTCAAGATGGAGCTGTACGTGCTCAACGCGCAGAGTGTGCATAAATTTCAGCTCCTGATCCACGCCGTGAAGGCGCGCACGGAGGCGCACTTCCACACTTTCGTGCATCAACTTCGCGACGCCGTCTCCCAGATGGCGGGCCGCACTTTGCGGCCCGGTGGCAAGTGGGGCCTGTCCGAGTCGGACGTCCTCTCAACTCTTGTtgaccaccgccgccgccaggtTGGCGATGCGCTGAGCGGCTTGCTGATCTGGTATGACCACTGGGACAGCGCCCCAAAGACGGAGCATGTCGCCTACATGGAGCTGATCCGAAACGCCGATCGCATCATGCAGATGGCCCGCATCGTGCGTCGTGAGAGCCTCCTGAACACGAACGCGACGTCCACCTCGCTGATGCCGATCCCCGGCAAGAATGGCGCAAGCGACATATCGTTCATCTCTGAGTCGGCACGCCGCAATGATAAGACTGTGAAGGGAAGCTGCAAAATTCTTTCTCGCCTTGCATCGTTCACCCGCCAGGGCAACCTGGCGCGTGCCGTGAACCAGTTCTCTGCGACCCCTTCGCGAGCCACGATCGCCGGTCGCGAGGGCGTCGTCGGCACCACGCCGTGCCCGGTGGAGGAAGGCACCACTCCgttcagccgcagcgccacggtAACGGCGCTGGCACTCTCGCAAAGCATGATCCCTTTTAGCAGAACAGGTACTGGCACGCGCATCAACGGGCACCAGCCGCCACCAGCTGCGAACCCGGAGAGCTGCTCGCTCTTCAGCCGTTGTCCTTCGGGGCTACCACGGCCGCTCGCCGCGACAGTAGCGGTTGCCAACCTCTCGCCGCAGTCGTGCCTGTCCACGGCCACACCTGCGCGGCCCACAAAGCCGGCCGCGAGCGGCGTCGCGGGGACGCCTGCGGCCACGCTGACAACCGGTACGACACCCGCTGCTCCGACGGCGGCTGCGCGCGCCAACTACTCGCGCATGGCCTCCGCTGGCGTGCTGCCGGTGTCGGAGGCGGATGTGAATTACGTGGCGAACACCGATGTGGCAGAGGCTGTATCCATCAGCACCTATAACTTCTCCCGCCGCATGAGCCTGGCGGCAACAATGGGGGCCGGTGAAGGCACCATTGCCGACAAGGGTGAGCCAGTGCGTCGTCCGAgccgcctcttctctcaaTCCCAGAAGTCGATCTTCCAGCAGCGGGACTCCTCGCAGCATCAGCAACAgccactgcgccgcctgGTCTCTGCTACACCGGCTCTCTCCAAGTCCCGCGTCAACGCTGGTGCGACTGGAACTCGCGTGCAGGCGAGCCGTGTTAAGGCAACAGAGGCGTTTGCGAGGTCGAAGACACACTACTCAGTGCTGAAGCCAACCGAAATGGTGGGCCGACTGAGCCGCCGCAACTCCGGCGCTTGTGTCAGCTCCAAAACTAGCACTCATACGGCCGGCAGCTTAGGCGGGGGCTCGCCGCATGCACGGCCGTCCTCGTCGCAGCACAATGCGTCACGGCTCTCTGCCTTCTACAGTACACCCGCAGCTGTACAGATGCGCGGGTCCGGGAACGGCCCTGTAAGCATGctgagcagcaacgccgccgcgaaGCCGTCTTCGGGGGAGGTCTCCTTCTACAACCCGGACGTCATGAAGTCACTGCGGGAGCGAAGCACAAACGACGTGAACAGCGCGGCACGGGCGAGCAGTGAACCTCGTGCGGTTTCCAAGAAGGCAAGTCTCACGGGCAGTAGTAGCGTACACTTGAAGAAGAGCAAGGCGCACGCAGCGACATCGCTGTCTGCATTCCAAAAGGCGCTGACCGGTGCACGCGTGAGCGCTGGACACGATACCACCGTCGTGAGCTCAGCACCTGTGATACCGAAGCTCAACTTTGAGGCACTGGAGGAGAAGCCCTGA
- a CDS encoding putative 60S ribosomal protein L9, with translation MVKIKSFSTLEIPEGVTVEVRGRKVTVTGKRGTLTKDLSHLQLDFRVDKKNRTFTVIRWFGSKIPIACLNTTKAHVLNMITGVTKGYRFKVRCAYAHFPINVSLDGPNIEVRNFLGEKRVRRQTVPSTVKVSQTDPSKVKDEIVFDGNDLEQVSREAAVLHQMCLVRKKDIRKFLDGIYVQTKTNVEAVE, from the coding sequence ATGGTCAAGATCAAGAGCTTCTCCACCCTGGAAATCCCTGAGGGTGTGACTGTTGAGGTGCGGGGCCGCAAGGTCACTGTCACAGGTAAGCGCGGCACCCTCACGAAGGACCTGTCGCACCTGCAGCTGGACTTCCGTGTGGACAAGAAGAACCGCACCTTCACGGTGATCCGCTGGTTCGGCTCCAAGATCCCGATCGCGTGTCTGAACACGACCAAGGCACACGTGCTGAACATGATCACTGGCGTGACGAAGGGCTACCGCTTCAAGGTGCGCTGCGCCTACGCCCACTTTCCAATCAACGTCTCCCTGGATGGCCCGAACATTGAGGTCCGCAACTTCCTTGGTGAGAAGCGCGTACGCCGCCAGACGGTGCCCAGCACTGTGAAGGTGAGCCAGACCGATCCGTCCAAGGTCAAGGATGAGATTGTCTTTGATGGCAACGACCTGGAGCAGGTGTCCCGCGAGgccgccgtgctgcaccAGATGTGCCTGGTGAGGAAGAAGGATATCCGCAAGTTCCTTGACGGTATCTACGTCCAGACCAAGACCAACGTCGAGGCTGTTGAATAA
- a CDS encoding putative 40S ribosomal protein S23: protein MTKTNGQNAARKLVRLRRRNRWADKGWKRAHTFAAKKANPFGGSSHAKGIVLEKIGVGAKQPNSAIRKCVRVQLIKNDKKIIAFVPNDGCLHFIEENDEVLVSGFGRSGHAVGDIPGVRFKIVKVSSVGLYALYRQKKEKPRN from the coding sequence ATGACGAAGACCAACGGCCAGAACGCAGCTCGTAAGCtggtgcgcctgcgccgccgcaaccGCTGGGCCGACAAGGGCTggaagcgcgcgcacacctTTGCTGCCAAGAAGGCGAACCCCTTCGGTGGGTCGTCACACGCCAAGGGCATTGTGCTGGAGAAGATCGGCGTCGGTGCCAAGCAGCCTAACTCCGCCATCCGtaagtgtgtgcgtgtgcagctgaTCAAGAACGACAAGAAGATCATCGCGTTCGTGCCGAACGATGGCTGCCTTCACTTCATCGAGGAGAACGACGAGGTGCTGGTGTCTGGTTTCGGCCGTTCTGGCCACGCCGTCGGTGATATCCCCGGGGTTCGCTTCAAGATCGTGAAGGTGTCGAGCGTCGGCCTGTACGCCCTGTACCGGcagaagaaggagaagccgCGTAACTAG